From one Pseudactinotalea sp. HY158 genomic stretch:
- a CDS encoding phage tail protein, with protein MRGRLPGVPSPFPLIERLPAVYQDDDFLRRFLAAFDESLAPLFLSLDGLGAYVDPELAPEDFLTWLATWVGIEVDAAWDVEQLRQVVAGAVRLHARRGTAAGLRAALGLLVDGEVVVTENGAAAWSTSFGADMPGDPVPRLHVRVTPRPGGSVRADRLEALVTELKPAHVPHTVEVVSS; from the coding sequence ATGCGCGGCCGGCTCCCGGGCGTTCCGAGCCCGTTCCCCCTGATCGAGCGGCTGCCGGCCGTGTACCAGGACGACGACTTCCTCCGCCGGTTCCTCGCCGCCTTCGACGAGTCGCTCGCCCCCCTCTTCCTCAGTCTCGACGGGCTCGGGGCCTACGTGGACCCCGAACTCGCACCGGAGGACTTCCTCACCTGGCTCGCCACGTGGGTGGGCATCGAGGTGGACGCTGCCTGGGACGTCGAGCAGCTGCGCCAGGTCGTCGCCGGCGCCGTGCGACTGCACGCGCGCCGCGGCACGGCCGCCGGCCTGCGCGCCGCCCTCGGACTCCTCGTCGACGGGGAGGTGGTGGTGACGGAGAACGGGGCGGCCGCCTGGTCCACCTCGTTCGGAGCGGACATGCCCGGTGACCCCGTCCCGCGCCTGCACGTGCGGGTGACCCCGAGGCCGGGCGGTTCGGTGCGTGCCGACCGCCTCGAGGCCCTCGTGACCGAACTCAAGCCCGCCCATGTTCCCCACACCGTGGAGGTGGTGAGCTCATGA
- a CDS encoding putative baseplate assembly protein, whose protein sequence is MLPTPHLDDRRFQDLVDDAKRRIQATCPEWTDHNVSDPGVTLVETFAHMVDELSYRLNRVPDRLFVTFLELIGVQLQPPSAARADLTYWLSAPQPEEVRIPAGTAACTPREENEDPVVFATTHDLVVPPRTLAHVLVEQADGDPSSRDANLREGDRFSAFTPAPPRVGDALLVGLDDAAPGCIVSIHIDAQVEGRGVDPRFPPLRWEAWAEGGWRECELDSDGTGGLNRSGEVVLHLPALHETSVIAGERAGWLRCRVIEPDPGYPTYSASPTIAAMNAVTVGGTVPAVHAETITEEILGLSEGTPGQVFRLAHAPVVPGDGPFVLEVAAGSGWREWTEVDSFAGLDASATVFRLDRATGELHFPPAVREADGSLRTYGDTPPKGAPMRVPSYRTGGGPRGNVAARTVVVMSDLIPLVSRVENRRAGFGGVATETVDQAMIRGPITLRTRDRAVTAEDYEELARQAAPSIARVRCVVADGEDDRGGVRLLVVPAAVADDQGRLALEDLIPSERALARISSYLDERRPIGARLLVEPPFYQGVTVVARILARPRADSARLEAEAVRALNYYFDPLTGGPDATGWPFGRPVQAGEVYAVLQRLPGLDLIEDVKVFGADPLTGKRGEPTERIAIDQHGLVFSYQHQVRAMGGR, encoded by the coding sequence ATGCTGCCCACGCCCCATCTCGACGATCGCCGGTTCCAGGACCTGGTCGACGACGCCAAGCGGCGCATCCAGGCGACCTGCCCGGAATGGACCGACCACAACGTGTCCGACCCCGGCGTGACCCTCGTGGAGACCTTCGCGCACATGGTCGACGAGCTCTCCTACCGGCTCAACCGCGTGCCCGACCGGCTCTTCGTCACGTTCCTCGAGCTCATCGGCGTGCAGCTGCAGCCGCCGTCGGCGGCCCGGGCCGACCTGACGTACTGGCTCTCGGCGCCCCAGCCGGAGGAGGTCCGCATTCCCGCGGGGACGGCGGCATGCACGCCCCGCGAGGAGAACGAGGATCCCGTGGTGTTCGCCACGACCCACGATCTCGTGGTTCCGCCCCGCACCCTCGCGCACGTGCTCGTCGAACAGGCGGACGGCGACCCCTCCTCCCGGGATGCGAACCTGCGCGAGGGGGATCGGTTCTCCGCGTTCACCCCCGCCCCGCCGCGCGTCGGCGACGCGCTGCTCGTCGGCCTCGACGACGCGGCCCCGGGCTGCATCGTGTCGATCCACATCGACGCCCAGGTCGAGGGACGCGGGGTGGACCCGCGGTTCCCGCCGCTGCGCTGGGAGGCGTGGGCCGAGGGCGGGTGGCGTGAGTGCGAGCTCGACTCGGACGGCACGGGCGGGCTCAACCGGTCCGGCGAGGTGGTCCTGCACCTGCCGGCCCTGCACGAGACCTCGGTCATCGCCGGCGAGCGCGCCGGCTGGCTGCGGTGCCGCGTGATCGAGCCGGATCCGGGCTATCCCACGTACAGCGCCTCCCCGACGATCGCCGCGATGAACGCCGTGACGGTCGGCGGGACCGTGCCCGCCGTGCACGCCGAGACGATCACCGAGGAGATCCTCGGGCTGTCGGAGGGCACCCCCGGCCAGGTGTTCCGGCTCGCCCACGCACCGGTCGTTCCCGGCGACGGCCCGTTCGTGCTCGAGGTGGCGGCCGGCTCCGGCTGGCGGGAGTGGACCGAGGTCGACTCCTTCGCCGGCCTCGACGCCTCCGCGACCGTGTTCCGGCTCGACCGGGCCACCGGGGAGCTCCACTTCCCGCCCGCGGTGCGGGAGGCGGACGGCTCCCTGCGAACCTACGGGGACACTCCGCCCAAGGGTGCGCCGATGCGGGTTCCCTCCTACCGCACCGGCGGCGGGCCGCGCGGAAACGTGGCCGCCCGGACCGTCGTGGTCATGAGCGACCTCATTCCGCTCGTGAGCCGGGTGGAGAACCGGCGTGCCGGCTTCGGTGGCGTGGCCACCGAGACCGTCGATCAGGCCATGATCCGCGGGCCGATCACCCTGCGCACCCGAGACCGGGCGGTGACCGCGGAGGACTACGAGGAGCTCGCGCGGCAGGCGGCGCCGTCGATCGCCCGGGTGCGCTGCGTCGTCGCCGATGGCGAGGACGACCGCGGCGGGGTGCGCCTGCTCGTCGTGCCCGCCGCCGTCGCCGACGACCAGGGCCGGCTGGCGCTCGAGGATCTCATCCCCTCCGAACGGGCGCTCGCGCGGATCTCGTCGTATCTCGACGAGCGGCGGCCGATCGGTGCGCGGCTACTCGTGGAGCCGCCGTTCTACCAGGGGGTCACGGTGGTGGCGCGGATCCTGGCGCGCCCGCGGGCCGATTCCGCCCGGCTCGAGGCCGAGGCGGTCCGCGCGCTCAACTACTATTTCGATCCGCTCACCGGCGGTCCCGACGCCACGGGGTGGCCGTTCGGGCGGCCCGTGCAGGCGGGCGAGGTCTACGCCGTGCTGCAGCGTCTGCCCGGCCTCGACCTCATCGAGGACGTCAAGGTGTTCGGTGCCGATCCCCTCACGGGCAAGCGGGGCGAGCCGACCGAGCGGATCGCCATCGATCAGCACGGTCTCGTGTTCTCCTACCAGCACCAGGTGCGGGCGATGGGGGGCCGGTGA
- a CDS encoding GPW/gp25 family protein, producing MAEDFIGSGWAFPVRTSRTGSIALTSGENEIEESIRLILATAPGERPMRPEFGCGVHDYVFAPADAGTAGDIAYAVRVALERWEPRIDLEGVTVRFDAAASGVLYIDISYSLRGSNDPRNLVFPFYVIPDHEEA from the coding sequence ATGGCAGAGGACTTCATCGGCTCCGGCTGGGCGTTCCCGGTGCGCACGAGCCGCACCGGGAGCATCGCGCTCACCTCGGGCGAGAACGAGATCGAGGAGAGCATCCGCCTCATCCTGGCCACCGCTCCGGGCGAGCGGCCGATGCGCCCCGAGTTCGGCTGCGGGGTGCACGACTACGTGTTCGCCCCCGCCGACGCGGGGACCGCCGGGGACATCGCCTACGCGGTCCGGGTCGCCCTCGAACGCTGGGAGCCGCGGATCGACCTCGAGGGGGTCACGGTGAGGTTCGACGCCGCGGCCTCCGGGGTGCTCTACATCGACATCAGCTACTCCCTGCGCGGGAGCAACGACCCGCGCAACCTGGTGTTCCCGTTCTACGTCATCCCCGACCACGAGGAGGCCTGA
- a CDS encoding VgrG-related protein, translating to MPEGFSYAVVVKVDGCPLPAQVAERITEAYVDDSVHLPALVHLRFSDPHDRVLSTASIKIGAALEVAVQSSRPGPPEPLITATVTALEREIDARGQYTIVRGLDHRHKLQGATKVTSFTDQKVSDIATTVARAAGLTCKASSIGPIYPHVLQDGRSDWDFLCRLAADHGAVIAMEGTTLTFGQPTKAATAAGGPTEIDVADQVIHLRSTVTASGQVQDTEVHGWDPKAKQAVVGRAPAASTSAQLSQSPATLGRSGGTQLLSAPGLVSQAQAEARAKAEMAARAGGFAELDARLRGNPALHAGTAITLKGAGAAFDGMYALTAARHTFDAVNGYVTDVTVAAASERSGYGVVSAGNGAAATEHPAHRGLLPAIVTDLNDPEKHGRVRVKFPTLDDAEQSWWARVMQTGAGAKRGGVVLPEVNDEVLVAFADGDAQSPYVLGGLYNGKDQPLTGWPQTLNSRGQVIRRSFTSRTGMFIEMFEDEGGATLTIATKNSDQRLILTQSPQGGIELASTGPIDIKADGAIAIESKQKLSLAGMDVAIKANAGLTMEATGAAKLTGSTVAVEAQATATVKGNASAELSSSGQTVVRGSIVRIN from the coding sequence GTGCCTGAGGGCTTCTCGTACGCCGTCGTGGTCAAGGTGGACGGGTGCCCGCTGCCGGCGCAGGTCGCCGAGCGCATCACCGAGGCGTACGTCGACGACTCGGTGCATCTGCCCGCCCTCGTGCACCTGCGCTTCTCGGATCCGCACGACCGGGTGCTCTCGACCGCCTCGATCAAGATCGGGGCCGCACTCGAGGTCGCCGTGCAGTCGAGCCGCCCCGGCCCGCCCGAGCCGCTCATCACCGCGACCGTCACCGCGCTCGAACGGGAGATCGACGCGCGGGGCCAGTACACGATCGTGCGCGGGCTCGATCACCGGCACAAGCTTCAGGGCGCCACGAAGGTCACGAGTTTCACGGACCAGAAGGTCTCGGACATCGCGACGACGGTCGCGCGGGCGGCCGGGCTCACCTGCAAGGCATCCTCGATCGGTCCGATCTACCCGCACGTGCTTCAGGACGGCCGATCCGATTGGGACTTCCTGTGCCGGCTCGCCGCGGACCACGGCGCCGTCATCGCCATGGAGGGCACGACCCTCACGTTCGGCCAGCCCACGAAGGCCGCCACGGCGGCGGGCGGCCCGACCGAGATCGACGTCGCGGACCAGGTCATCCACCTGCGCAGCACCGTGACCGCGAGCGGTCAGGTCCAGGACACAGAGGTCCACGGCTGGGACCCCAAGGCGAAGCAGGCCGTGGTCGGGCGGGCGCCGGCCGCGTCCACGAGCGCGCAGCTGAGCCAGAGCCCCGCGACCCTCGGCCGCAGCGGCGGCACCCAGCTGCTCAGTGCCCCCGGCCTCGTGAGCCAGGCCCAGGCGGAGGCCCGCGCGAAGGCGGAGATGGCCGCCCGCGCCGGCGGCTTCGCGGAACTGGATGCGCGGCTGCGCGGCAACCCGGCCCTGCACGCCGGCACCGCGATCACGCTCAAGGGTGCGGGCGCCGCCTTCGACGGCATGTACGCGCTCACCGCCGCACGGCACACGTTCGATGCAGTGAACGGCTACGTCACGGACGTGACGGTGGCCGCCGCCTCGGAGCGGTCCGGCTACGGCGTCGTCTCCGCCGGGAACGGCGCCGCGGCCACGGAGCATCCGGCTCATCGAGGCCTGCTGCCGGCGATCGTGACCGACTTGAACGACCCTGAGAAGCACGGCCGCGTACGAGTCAAGTTCCCGACGCTCGACGACGCCGAACAGAGCTGGTGGGCGCGGGTGATGCAGACCGGCGCGGGCGCGAAGCGCGGCGGTGTCGTGCTTCCCGAGGTGAACGACGAGGTGCTCGTGGCCTTCGCGGACGGGGACGCCCAGTCCCCGTACGTGCTCGGGGGCCTGTACAACGGCAAGGACCAGCCGCTCACCGGATGGCCCCAGACCCTCAACTCCCGCGGGCAGGTGATCCGCCGGTCGTTCACCTCCCGCACGGGGATGTTCATCGAGATGTTCGAGGACGAGGGCGGGGCGACGCTCACGATCGCCACGAAGAACTCCGACCAGCGCCTCATCCTCACGCAGTCCCCGCAGGGCGGGATCGAGCTCGCATCCACGGGGCCGATCGACATCAAGGCGGACGGCGCCATCGCGATCGAGTCGAAGCAGAAGCTCTCGCTGGCCGGGATGGACGTGGCGATCAAGGCGAACGCCGGCCTGACCATGGAGGCGACGGGCGCCGCCAAGCTCACCGGTTCGACGGTGGCGGTCGAGGCGCAGGCGACCGCGACCGTCAAGGGAAACGCGTCGGCCGAGTTGAGCTCGAGCGGGCAGACGGTCGTGCGCGGGTCGATCGTGCGGATCAACTAG
- a CDS encoding peptidase M23 — MPVAIQNVTTSTGSGGGAAPPTRFEKAYLQLYEPSRDGTLSQPGGRLERVDFQFNPTHLTVAKSARWARATGTGNQSSGPPQYQGPEPSKLDLELFLDASATQDNSVVSKVELLLGCCVPTRSSHSQDRDSPPWVMFRWGGITSFLAYVSKVSAKYTMFSSGGLPIRAAVTLTLEELSGSTPGQNPTSGGLVPRRAHVMVEGDTLAALAYQEYGTAALWRKVAQVNGIDDPFRVRVGTTVLLPAAEELTGAPADREGAGRA, encoded by the coding sequence ATGCCCGTAGCGATCCAGAACGTCACCACCTCCACCGGGTCGGGCGGCGGCGCCGCGCCGCCGACCCGGTTCGAGAAGGCGTACCTGCAACTGTACGAGCCCTCCCGTGACGGCACCCTCTCCCAGCCCGGCGGGCGGCTCGAGCGGGTGGACTTCCAGTTCAACCCCACCCACCTGACCGTGGCGAAGTCGGCGCGTTGGGCCCGGGCGACCGGAACGGGCAATCAGAGCAGCGGCCCGCCGCAGTATCAGGGCCCCGAACCCTCGAAGCTCGACCTGGAGTTGTTCCTCGACGCCTCGGCCACACAGGACAACTCCGTGGTGTCGAAGGTCGAGCTGCTGCTCGGCTGCTGCGTGCCCACCCGGTCCTCCCACTCCCAGGACCGGGACTCCCCGCCGTGGGTCATGTTCCGCTGGGGCGGCATCACGAGCTTCCTCGCCTACGTCTCGAAGGTGAGCGCGAAATACACGATGTTCTCCTCCGGCGGCCTGCCGATCCGGGCGGCCGTCACCCTGACCCTCGAGGAGCTCTCCGGCAGCACCCCGGGCCAGAACCCGACCTCCGGCGGGCTCGTTCCCCGGCGCGCCCACGTCATGGTCGAGGGCGACACGCTCGCCGCCCTCGCCTACCAGGAATACGGCACGGCCGCACTGTGGCGCAAGGTCGCCCAGGTCAACGGCATCGACGACCCGTTCCGGGTCCGGGTCGGCACCACCGTGCTGCTTCCGGCCGCCGAGGAGCTCACCGGCGCCCCCGCCGATCGTGAGGGGGCCGGCCGTGCCTGA
- a CDS encoding phage tail protein: MLADTDTAVTIQFLVSIDNQQLGTFTGCEGLGAEVSLETHQEGGNNQFTWQFPSRISYPTIKLTRPLGADTSRIATWITGITRGYQRQTATIKAMTTNGTLVAQWGLEGVVPVRWSGPSFSPDSPQIATETLEIAHHGFIS, from the coding sequence ATGCTCGCAGACACCGACACCGCGGTGACGATCCAGTTCCTCGTGAGCATCGACAATCAGCAGCTCGGCACGTTCACGGGCTGCGAGGGCCTGGGCGCCGAGGTGTCCCTGGAGACCCATCAGGAGGGCGGGAACAACCAGTTCACCTGGCAGTTCCCGAGCCGGATCAGTTACCCCACGATCAAGCTCACCCGACCACTCGGTGCGGACACGAGCCGGATCGCGACCTGGATCACGGGGATCACCCGCGGCTATCAGCGCCAGACCGCGACCATCAAGGCGATGACCACGAACGGAACCCTCGTGGCCCAATGGGGCCTCGAGGGGGTGGTGCCGGTGCGCTGGTCGGGGCCCTCCTTCAGCCCGGACTCCCCGCAGATCGCGACCGAGACCCTCGAGATCGCCCACCACGGGTTCATCTCGTGA
- a CDS encoding DUF6760 family protein, translated as MTYAPKQIYEEVAYVAYHFHWPQDDILDLEHGQRLRYVHEIAAINRRMSQEV; from the coding sequence GTGACGTACGCGCCCAAGCAGATCTACGAGGAGGTCGCGTACGTGGCTTATCACTTCCATTGGCCGCAGGATGACATCCTCGATCTCGAGCACGGCCAGCGGCTGCGCTACGTGCACGAGATCGCGGCCATCAACCGGCGGATGTCGCAGGAGGTCTGA
- a CDS encoding phage tail protein, whose amino-acid sequence MPLPDAMDVAPAYSFSVTIDGVQVPYVMEVSGLKAEVDKVTYQHQAADGKFITRQMMGRQKPGEFTVKRGLTDSKTITDWLKAVMGGDLAGSRKTAEVAIYSSDDTIVKKLSYRNCWVKDVEVSGTLKAGSTDPIAESFTVCWDEMEFQ is encoded by the coding sequence ATGCCATTACCAGACGCGATGGACGTCGCCCCGGCCTATTCGTTCAGCGTGACGATCGACGGTGTGCAGGTCCCCTACGTCATGGAGGTCTCGGGCCTCAAGGCCGAGGTCGACAAGGTGACCTACCAGCATCAGGCGGCGGACGGGAAGTTCATCACCCGCCAGATGATGGGCAGGCAGAAGCCCGGCGAGTTCACAGTCAAGCGGGGGCTCACCGATTCGAAGACGATCACCGACTGGCTCAAGGCCGTCATGGGCGGGGATCTCGCCGGATCGCGGAAGACCGCCGAGGTGGCGATCTACTCCTCGGACGACACGATCGTGAAGAAGCTCAGCTACCGCAACTGCTGGGTCAAGGACGTCGAGGTGAGCGGCACCCTCAAGGCCGGCTCGACCGACCCGATCGCCGAGTCGTTCACGGTCTGCTGGGATGAGATGGAGTTCCAGTGA
- a CDS encoding phage tail sheath subtilisin-like domain-containing protein — MPTYLSPGVYVEEVEAGSRPIEGVGTAVAAFVGLAEQGPVNEPTLVSNWTQFAEAFGDFIPGSYLAHAVYGYFQNGGGNCYVVRIGAEPAGGSGKGSRKQIAGPPQRELAGFLVTAKESTTKKISIAVEDSADDKAGEDKFKLVIKVDGKPAETFDGVTTKKGGDNVATKVSAESKIITIEQVAQGSAVMKPTKGEVELIAPEPAPEPPSTERLGADDYVGDAAERTGFAGLEAIEDVTMLAVPDLMAAYEQGAIDLEGVQAVQLAMISHCELMGDRMAILDPPPNLNAQQIKEWRVDGAGYDSKYATLYWPYIKVFDPASGAATFVPPSGHMAGVWARSDDTRGVHKAPANEVVRGAISLQTTITRAEHDLLNPVGINCVRSFPGRGIRIWGARTLSSDPAWRYLNVRRLFNYLEKSILIGTQWVVFEPNDDALWARIQRTIASFLVNEWRKGALFGLSPDEAFYVKCDRETNPAEAIDAGQVLCQIGVAPVKPAEFVIFQLAQFSGGASLVSE, encoded by the coding sequence ATGCCGACCTACCTGTCACCAGGTGTGTACGTCGAGGAGGTCGAGGCGGGATCACGCCCGATCGAAGGTGTCGGCACTGCCGTCGCCGCATTCGTCGGACTAGCGGAGCAAGGCCCGGTCAACGAGCCCACGCTGGTCTCCAATTGGACCCAGTTCGCCGAGGCATTCGGCGACTTCATCCCGGGTTCCTATCTCGCCCATGCCGTCTACGGGTACTTCCAGAACGGCGGCGGGAACTGTTATGTCGTGCGCATTGGCGCCGAGCCGGCCGGGGGGTCCGGCAAGGGCTCCCGCAAGCAGATCGCGGGCCCGCCCCAGCGTGAGCTTGCCGGCTTCCTCGTGACCGCGAAGGAGTCCACCACCAAGAAGATCTCGATCGCGGTCGAGGACTCGGCCGACGACAAGGCGGGCGAGGACAAGTTCAAGCTCGTGATCAAGGTCGACGGCAAGCCCGCCGAGACCTTCGACGGGGTGACCACCAAGAAGGGCGGCGACAACGTCGCCACGAAGGTGAGCGCCGAGTCGAAGATCATCACGATCGAGCAGGTCGCCCAGGGAAGCGCGGTGATGAAGCCGACGAAGGGCGAGGTGGAGCTCATCGCGCCGGAGCCGGCGCCCGAGCCGCCGAGCACGGAGCGCCTCGGCGCGGACGACTACGTCGGAGACGCCGCCGAGCGCACCGGATTCGCGGGCCTCGAGGCGATCGAGGACGTGACGATGCTCGCCGTGCCCGATCTCATGGCCGCCTACGAGCAGGGTGCGATCGACCTCGAGGGCGTTCAGGCCGTGCAGCTGGCGATGATCTCCCACTGCGAGCTCATGGGCGACCGGATGGCGATCCTCGATCCGCCCCCGAACCTCAACGCCCAGCAGATCAAGGAATGGCGCGTCGACGGCGCGGGCTACGACTCCAAGTACGCGACGCTGTACTGGCCCTACATCAAGGTATTCGACCCGGCCTCGGGCGCCGCGACGTTCGTGCCGCCCTCGGGCCACATGGCCGGGGTGTGGGCACGCAGCGACGACACCCGCGGCGTGCACAAGGCCCCGGCGAACGAGGTGGTGCGCGGGGCGATCTCGCTGCAGACCACGATCACGCGGGCCGAGCACGACCTGCTCAACCCGGTCGGGATCAACTGCGTGCGCAGCTTCCCCGGCCGCGGTATCCGCATCTGGGGCGCCCGTACCCTCTCGAGCGATCCCGCCTGGCGCTACCTCAACGTGCGCCGCCTGTTCAACTACCTGGAGAAGTCGATCCTCATCGGCACCCAGTGGGTCGTGTTCGAGCCGAACGACGACGCGCTGTGGGCCCGGATCCAGCGCACCATCGCCTCGTTCCTGGTGAACGAGTGGCGCAAGGGCGCCCTGTTCGGGCTCAGTCCGGACGAGGCGTTCTACGTCAAGTGCGACCGTGAGACCAACCCGGCCGAGGCGATCGACGCCGGCCAGGTCCTCTGCCAGATCGGCGTGGCCCCGGTCAAGCCCGCCGAATTCGTCATCTTCCAGCTCGCGCAGTTCTCCGGCGGCGCCAGCCTCGTCTCCGAATAG